A genomic window from Variovorax paradoxus includes:
- a CDS encoding CheR family methyltransferase produces MTTRPGNSKTATHTPPLHPLSDTEIELRLLMEAIYLKYSYDFRNYTVASQKRRVLHALDQLGLPSISALQERVLRDPSLFGRLLQFLTIPVSEMFRDPAYFLALRQHVVPILHTYPSVKVWVAGCSTGEEVFSLAILLREEGLLARTQIYATDINPASLEKARQGIFPLEAIRGYTTNYQRAGGRGEFSDYYTAAYDAARFDPSLCAGVIFADHSLATDSVFAETQLVSCRNVLIYFNRELQDRALGLFHESLSHRGFLGLGSKESIDFSGYSDRFDTHARVERIYRKKAA; encoded by the coding sequence GTGACAACACGCCCCGGCAACTCGAAGACCGCCACGCACACGCCGCCGCTTCATCCGCTGAGCGACACGGAGATCGAGCTGCGCCTGCTGATGGAGGCGATCTATCTCAAGTACAGCTACGACTTCCGCAACTACACCGTGGCCTCGCAGAAGCGCCGCGTGCTGCACGCGCTCGACCAGCTCGGGCTGCCGAGCATCTCGGCGCTGCAGGAGCGGGTGCTGCGCGACCCTTCGCTGTTCGGCCGGCTGCTGCAGTTCCTGACGATCCCGGTGAGCGAGATGTTCCGCGACCCGGCCTACTTTCTGGCCTTGCGCCAGCATGTGGTGCCGATCCTGCACACCTACCCGTCCGTCAAGGTGTGGGTGGCGGGCTGCAGCACGGGCGAGGAAGTGTTCTCGCTGGCCATCCTGCTGCGCGAAGAAGGCCTGCTCGCGCGTACGCAGATTTATGCCACCGACATCAACCCCGCCTCGCTGGAGAAAGCGCGCCAGGGCATCTTTCCGCTGGAGGCGATCCGCGGCTACACCACCAACTACCAGCGCGCGGGCGGACGCGGCGAGTTCTCCGACTACTACACCGCCGCCTACGACGCCGCGCGCTTCGACCCCTCTCTGTGCGCCGGCGTGATCTTTGCCGACCACAGCCTGGCCACCGACAGCGTGTTCGCGGAAACGCAGCTGGTGTCGTGCCGCAACGTGCTGATCTACTTCAACCGGGAGCTGCAGGACCGGGCGCTGGGCCTGTTCCACGAGTCGCTGTCGCACCGCGGCTTTCTCGGTCTGGGCTCGAAGGAGAGCATCGACTTTTCGGGCTACTCCGACCGCTTCGACACGCACGCGCGCGTCGAGCGCATCTACCGCAAGAAAGCCGCATGA
- a CDS encoding chemotaxis protein CheB — translation MKHHLRSPVRKRVDAVVLGASAGGIDALSTLLHDLPASWRIPMAVVLHLPWDHESHLAEIFAQRLPIPVHEANDKMPLAAGSLYFAPPGYHLSIERERAFSLSCEPPVLFSRPSIDVLMGSAADVYGPALAGFLLTGANDDGAEGLHRIHLAGGLTAVQEPKEALIPTMPQAAIARHIPDYVLPLRELRTLLLQLEAAHEH, via the coding sequence ATGAAGCACCACCTTCGCTCCCCCGTTCGCAAGCGCGTGGATGCCGTGGTGCTGGGCGCCTCGGCCGGCGGCATCGACGCGCTCTCCACCCTGCTGCACGACCTGCCCGCCAGCTGGCGCATTCCGATGGCGGTGGTGCTGCACCTGCCCTGGGATCACGAGAGCCATCTCGCCGAGATCTTCGCGCAGCGCCTGCCGATCCCGGTGCACGAGGCCAACGACAAGATGCCGCTGGCGGCCGGCAGCCTGTACTTCGCGCCACCCGGCTACCACCTGTCGATCGAGCGCGAGCGCGCCTTCTCGCTGAGCTGCGAGCCGCCGGTGCTGTTCTCGCGGCCGTCCATCGACGTGCTGATGGGCTCCGCCGCCGACGTCTACGGCCCCGCCCTCGCCGGCTTTTTGCTGACCGGCGCGAACGACGACGGCGCCGAAGGCCTGCACCGCATTCATCTGGCCGGCGGGCTCACCGCCGTCCAGGAACCGAAAGAAGCTCTTATTCCAACCATGCCCCAAGCCGCCATCGCGCGCCACATTCCCGACTACGTGCTCCCCCTGCGCGAACTGCGCACGCTGCTGCTCCAGCTGGAGGCCGCCCATGAACATTGA
- a CDS encoding hybrid sensor histidine kinase/response regulator has translation MNIDIESKLLIVDDLPENLLALEALIRAPGRLVYRADSADAALALLLEHEFALAIVDVQMPGMNGFELAELMRGTERTRHIPIIFVSAAGRELNYAFQGYESGAVDFLHKPLDPHAVVSKVNVFVDLYQHRKALRHEMESLAVAHKKQEELVQQLQQTQHELERAVRMRDDFMSMVSHELRTPLNTLYLEAQLRQLHLSKGNLASFAPERLPTMIERDQRQIRNMVRLIDDMLDVTRMRRDALSIKTTPVDLATLAQAVVESLRHQAEAAGSVITLAAPAELRGEWDEFRIEQVLTNLLTNALRYGGGKPVEMVVQQLGNTAQVAVRDQGIGIAPEDQGRIFEQFERTDDSRKHAAGLGLGLYITRKIVTLHGGQIGVESAPGEGSRFVVDLPLQPPAPPADTQKETPQ, from the coding sequence ATGAACATTGACATCGAAAGCAAGCTGCTGATCGTCGATGACCTGCCGGAGAACCTGCTGGCGCTGGAAGCGCTGATCCGCGCGCCGGGGCGCCTCGTGTACCGCGCCGACTCGGCCGATGCGGCGCTCGCGCTGCTGCTGGAGCACGAATTCGCTCTCGCGATCGTCGACGTGCAGATGCCGGGCATGAACGGCTTCGAACTGGCCGAATTGATGCGCGGCACCGAGCGCACGCGGCACATTCCCATCATCTTCGTGAGTGCCGCCGGGCGCGAGTTGAACTACGCCTTCCAGGGCTACGAGAGCGGCGCGGTCGACTTCCTGCACAAGCCACTCGATCCGCACGCGGTGGTCAGCAAGGTGAACGTGTTCGTCGACCTGTACCAGCACCGCAAGGCGCTGCGCCACGAAATGGAATCGCTCGCGGTCGCGCACAAGAAGCAGGAAGAGCTGGTGCAGCAACTGCAGCAGACTCAGCACGAGCTGGAACGCGCCGTGCGCATGCGCGACGACTTCATGTCGATGGTGTCGCACGAGCTGCGCACGCCGCTCAACACGCTCTACCTCGAGGCGCAGTTGCGGCAGCTGCACCTGTCGAAGGGCAACCTCGCCAGCTTCGCGCCCGAGCGGCTGCCCACGATGATCGAGCGCGACCAGCGGCAGATCCGCAACATGGTGCGGCTGATTGACGACATGCTCGACGTCACGCGCATGCGGCGCGACGCGCTGTCGATCAAGACCACGCCGGTGGACCTCGCGACGCTGGCTCAAGCGGTGGTCGAGAGCCTGCGACACCAGGCCGAGGCCGCGGGCTCGGTCATCACGCTCGCGGCGCCGGCCGAACTGCGCGGCGAATGGGATGAGTTCCGCATCGAACAGGTGCTGACCAACCTGCTGACCAACGCGCTGCGCTACGGCGGCGGCAAGCCGGTCGAAATGGTCGTGCAACAGCTGGGAAACACCGCGCAGGTGGCCGTGCGCGACCAGGGCATAGGCATTGCGCCCGAAGACCAGGGCCGCATCTTCGAGCAGTTCGAGCGCACCGACGACAGCCGCAAGCACGCCGCGGGGCTGGGCCTCGGGCTCTACATCACGCGCAAAATCGTGACCTTGCACGGCGGGCAGATCGGCGTGGAAAGCGCGCCGGGCGAAGGCTCGCGCTTCGTGGTCGACCTGCCGCTGCAACCACCGGCGCCCCCGGCCGACACCCAAAAGGAGACACCCCAGTGA
- a CDS encoding response regulator: protein MNVLIVDDNKAAADLLQELLSLHDHTARCTYTAQQALDAAAAESFDAALIDLTLPDFPGTEVARRLRASTTEGTPKLLVAISGFSAQDAGGKAAEGLFDHHLQKPIDIDELGRILAQT, encoded by the coding sequence GTGAACGTGCTGATCGTCGACGACAACAAGGCCGCGGCCGATCTGCTGCAGGAGCTGCTGAGCCTGCACGACCACACCGCGCGCTGCACCTACACCGCGCAGCAGGCGCTGGACGCGGCAGCGGCCGAAAGCTTCGATGCCGCGCTGATCGACCTCACCCTGCCCGACTTTCCGGGCACGGAAGTGGCGCGGCGGCTGCGCGCGAGCACGACGGAAGGCACGCCGAAGCTGCTGGTCGCGATCTCGGGTTTCTCTGCGCAGGATGCGGGCGGCAAGGCGGCCGAGGGGCTGTTCGACCACCATCTGCAGAAGCCGATCGACATCGACGAGCTGGGGCGAATCCTGGCACAGACCTGA
- a CDS encoding SDR family oxidoreductase, whose product MTQVVVVIGAGSIGQAIARRVSAGKHVLLADLRQEGADAAAKVLADAGFEVSTAVVDVSSRASVHALVEAATALGSVTGLIHAAGVSPSQASPATILKVDLYGTALVLEEFGNVIAEGGAGVVIASQSGHRLPALSPEQNTALATTPTEDLLALPMLQPEQVKDSLHAYQLSKRGNSLRVMAEAVRWGKRGARVNTISPGIIFTPLARDELTGPRGEGYRRMIEASSAKRGGTPDEVGNVGALLMGPDGGFITGSDFLMDGGVTAAYWYGELAPAK is encoded by the coding sequence ATGACCCAAGTAGTTGTTGTCATCGGAGCAGGGTCCATCGGCCAGGCCATCGCCCGCCGTGTCAGCGCGGGCAAGCACGTTCTGCTCGCCGACCTGCGGCAGGAGGGGGCCGACGCAGCGGCCAAGGTGCTCGCGGATGCCGGCTTTGAGGTGAGCACGGCAGTCGTGGACGTGTCTTCGCGCGCCTCGGTCCATGCGCTCGTGGAGGCGGCCACCGCGCTTGGCAGTGTCACCGGCCTGATCCACGCCGCGGGCGTTTCTCCTTCGCAGGCATCACCGGCCACGATCCTCAAAGTCGACCTGTACGGCACCGCGCTCGTCCTGGAAGAGTTCGGCAACGTCATCGCGGAAGGCGGCGCTGGCGTCGTCATCGCGTCGCAGTCCGGACACCGGTTGCCGGCGTTGAGCCCCGAACAGAACACGGCTCTCGCGACGACGCCGACTGAAGACTTGCTGGCACTGCCGATGCTTCAGCCCGAGCAGGTGAAAGACTCCCTGCACGCGTACCAACTTTCCAAGCGTGGAAATTCCCTGCGGGTCATGGCGGAGGCCGTGCGATGGGGCAAGCGTGGCGCCCGGGTGAACACCATCAGCCCCGGCATCATCTTCACGCCGCTCGCAAGAGACGAACTGACAGGCCCTCGCGGCGAAGGCTACCGGCGCATGATCGAAGCGTCGTCCGCCAAGCGCGGTGGCACACCGGACGAGGTCGGCAACGTCGGCGCGCTGCTGATGGGGCCGGACGGCGGCTTCATCACCGGCAGCGACTTCCTCATGGACGGCGGCGTCACCGCGGCCTACTGGTACGGAGAGCTCGCTCCGGCGAAGTGA
- a CDS encoding aldo/keto reductase, producing MQYRQLGKSGLEVSALGLGCMGLSYGYGPATGTAEAVKLIRAGFERGITFFDTAEVYGPFVNESVVGEALEPVRDQVVIATKFGFREGDAGKGLDSRPERIRQVADEALKRLRTDHIDLFYQHRVDPQVPMEDVAGAVKDLIREGKVTHFGLSEAGVDSIRRAHAVQPVAALQSEYSLWWREPEKEILPLLEELGIGFVPFSPLGKGFLTGAIDAQTSFGAADFRSTVPRFAPQARQANRALVDVLAEIAARKQVTPAQLALAWLLAQKPWIVPIPGTTKLHRLEENAGAASVVLSPEDLKEIEAAVSGVQVQGDRYSADRQKLVGR from the coding sequence ATGCAATATCGTCAACTTGGCAAGAGCGGCCTGGAGGTCTCGGCCCTCGGCCTCGGTTGCATGGGCCTGAGCTACGGCTACGGGCCAGCGACCGGCACGGCCGAAGCGGTCAAGCTCATCCGCGCGGGCTTCGAACGCGGGATCACGTTTTTCGACACGGCGGAAGTCTATGGGCCCTTCGTCAACGAAAGCGTGGTCGGGGAAGCGCTGGAACCTGTGCGCGATCAGGTCGTGATCGCGACCAAGTTCGGGTTTCGCGAGGGTGACGCCGGCAAGGGCCTCGACAGCCGGCCGGAACGCATCCGGCAGGTGGCCGACGAGGCGCTGAAGCGCTTGCGCACCGACCACATCGATCTGTTTTATCAACACCGTGTCGATCCGCAGGTGCCGATGGAAGACGTGGCGGGCGCCGTGAAGGACCTGATTCGCGAAGGCAAGGTGACGCACTTCGGCCTTTCCGAGGCCGGCGTCGACAGCATTCGCCGCGCGCACGCGGTTCAGCCGGTCGCTGCCCTGCAGAGCGAATATTCCCTGTGGTGGCGCGAGCCGGAGAAAGAAATTCTTCCGCTGCTGGAGGAACTGGGCATCGGCTTTGTGCCATTCAGTCCGCTCGGAAAGGGTTTTCTGACGGGAGCGATCGACGCACAGACATCGTTCGGCGCGGCAGATTTCCGCAGCACAGTGCCTCGTTTTGCACCGCAGGCGCGCCAGGCGAATCGCGCACTGGTCGATGTTCTGGCGGAGATCGCCGCGCGCAAGCAGGTCACGCCTGCCCAGCTTGCACTCGCCTGGCTGCTCGCCCAAAAGCCGTGGATCGTGCCGATCCCCGGCACGACGAAGCTGCATCGTCTCGAGGAAAACGCCGGTGCCGCCTCTGTCGTGTTGTCGCCAGAAGACCTGAAGGAAATCGAGGCGGCCGTCTCGGGTGTTCAGGTCCAGGGCGACCGCTATTCGGCGGATCGACAAAAGCTCGTCGGCCGCTGA
- a CDS encoding aldo/keto reductase — protein MKTRQLGRGGLTVSALGLGCMGLSFGLGPAADKREGIAMIREAFERGVTFFDTAEGYGPFTNELLVGEAIEPIRDQLVVATKFGFKLDENGAMVGLDSRPEHIRDVVEASLKRLRTDRIDLLYQHRVDPAVPIEDVAGAVKRLIAEGKVKYFGLSEASAQTVRRAHAVQPVAAIQNHYSLWMREPEIDLLALCEELGIGFVSWGPLGQGFLTGQITPDTKFDDPSDLRSSFPRFTPEALKANFAVVDFLRGLAARKGSTPAQIALAWLLAQKPWIVPIPGATKLEHLDDNLPACDLELTPDDLREINAAFAAIDVQGAPLSEGLTSMADR, from the coding sequence ATGAAAACACGTCAACTGGGCCGCGGCGGCCTTACCGTTTCGGCCCTCGGTCTCGGCTGCATGGGCCTGAGCTTCGGGTTGGGCCCCGCTGCGGACAAGCGCGAAGGCATTGCAATGATCCGAGAGGCCTTCGAGCGGGGCGTGACCTTCTTCGACACCGCAGAGGGATACGGCCCCTTCACGAACGAACTCCTTGTCGGCGAAGCCATCGAGCCGATACGCGACCAGCTCGTCGTCGCGACGAAGTTCGGATTCAAGCTCGACGAGAACGGCGCGATGGTCGGGCTCGACAGTCGCCCGGAGCACATCCGCGATGTAGTCGAGGCCTCGCTGAAGCGCCTGCGCACCGACCGCATCGATCTGCTTTATCAGCATCGGGTCGATCCGGCGGTGCCGATCGAGGATGTCGCAGGCGCGGTCAAGAGGCTGATCGCCGAGGGCAAGGTCAAGTATTTCGGTCTTTCGGAAGCGAGCGCGCAAACGGTCCGCCGCGCGCACGCCGTGCAGCCGGTGGCGGCCATCCAGAACCATTACTCGCTGTGGATGCGCGAGCCGGAAATCGATCTGCTGGCGCTCTGTGAAGAACTCGGGATCGGATTCGTCTCGTGGGGCCCGCTCGGCCAGGGTTTTCTTACCGGCCAGATCACACCGGACACGAAGTTCGACGACCCGAGCGACCTGCGCAGCAGCTTCCCCCGCTTCACGCCCGAAGCGCTGAAGGCCAACTTCGCAGTCGTCGACTTTCTGCGGGGTCTCGCTGCACGAAAGGGCAGCACACCCGCACAGATAGCGCTCGCCTGGCTGCTTGCGCAGAAGCCGTGGATCGTGCCGATTCCCGGCGCCACGAAGCTCGAACACCTGGACGACAACCTGCCGGCGTGCGACCTTGAACTGACACCCGACGACCTGCGCGAGATCAATGCGGCGTTTGCAGCCATCGACGTGCAAGGCGCTCCTCTGTCGGAAGGCCTGACCTCCATGGCTGATCGATAA
- a CDS encoding LysR family transcriptional regulator yields the protein MARYDDLASFAAVVRAGSFTRAAAQLGVTQSALSQTVRALERRLDLKLLNRTTRSVAPTEAGERLYQAVGPRFEDIEAELAVLGEMRGKPAGMVRITATEHSMRTLIWPRLQPWLPLYPDIKVEISGDNRFTDIVAERFDIGVRLGGDVAKDMIAVRIAPDMRMTVVGSPDYFSRHPRPSTPQDLTLHDCIGLRLASHGGLLKWEFTHRRKHVNAHVSGRLVFNSSELIVAAALSGHGLAWLPCDLVEKHIEAGRLVPVLDDWAATFDGYHAYYAGRRASPALMLVVEALRPPETQRLLLRPL from the coding sequence ATGGCACGCTACGACGACCTGGCCAGTTTTGCGGCCGTGGTGCGCGCAGGCAGCTTCACGCGAGCGGCGGCCCAGCTTGGGGTGACGCAGTCCGCGCTCAGCCAGACCGTCCGAGCGCTGGAGCGCCGGCTCGACCTGAAGCTGCTCAACCGGACCACGCGCAGCGTCGCTCCCACGGAGGCGGGTGAACGCCTGTACCAAGCCGTCGGCCCGCGTTTCGAGGACATCGAAGCAGAACTCGCCGTTCTGGGCGAGATGCGCGGCAAGCCCGCCGGCATGGTCCGCATCACGGCAACCGAACACTCGATGCGAACCTTGATCTGGCCCAGGCTTCAACCATGGCTGCCCCTGTACCCCGACATCAAGGTGGAGATCAGCGGCGACAACCGTTTCACCGACATCGTTGCCGAGCGCTTCGACATCGGCGTGCGCCTGGGTGGCGACGTGGCCAAGGACATGATCGCCGTACGCATCGCGCCCGACATGCGCATGACCGTGGTGGGCAGCCCCGACTACTTCTCGCGCCACCCCCGGCCGTCTACCCCGCAGGATCTGACCCTGCACGATTGCATCGGATTGCGCCTGGCATCCCACGGTGGCCTTCTGAAATGGGAATTCACGCATCGCCGGAAACACGTCAACGCCCACGTCTCGGGCCGGCTCGTCTTCAACTCGAGCGAGCTGATCGTCGCTGCGGCGCTTTCCGGGCACGGGCTGGCATGGCTGCCCTGCGACCTCGTCGAGAAACACATCGAGGCAGGCCGGCTGGTGCCGGTACTCGACGATTGGGCGGCAACCTTTGACGGGTATCACGCCTACTATGCCGGCCGACGCGCCTCGCCAGCCTTGATGCTCGTCGTGGAGGCGTTGCGGCCTCCGGAAACTCAGCGCCTCTTGCTGCGCCCCTTGTAG
- a CDS encoding DUF1501 domain-containing protein produces the protein MHLINPAQHSRRAFLRRTGQLAMAGTALPFALNLAAMGEAAAQAAPGDDYKALVCVFLFGGNDYANTLVNYDADSYAKYSAIRGAIALPSDAALAATELKPAVSLANGRKYALNPAMTKLATLFDEGRMAVQLNVGPLVKPLTRAQFNSSNRKDFPIPPKLFSHNDQQSIWQSSSPEGSTIGWGGNLGDLMLAGQRNASLFTCVSVAGNAVFLSGDEALQYQVGTRGAVRINSVSSATGNVYGSSAVKAAMQQLAQQARSHTLENEYNKVTLRAVEAEGKITTAIQPDDLNGNFPTGNNLADQLKMVARLIRGRTSLGVKRQVFFVSMGGYDLHDDLDTKQGGLMLRLSEAMFAFQRQMETLGISDKVTAFTASDFGRTLSSNGNGSDHGWGSHHFVVGGVNAVKGKAFYGTPPPVSIGNTAADDDQWHVGQGRLLPTTSVDQYAATLAKWFGVPDADLNGILPNLKNFNNVTAPSGISYPRDMGFMT, from the coding sequence ATGCACCTGATAAATCCTGCCCAGCATTCGCGCCGCGCCTTCCTGCGCCGCACGGGCCAGCTCGCGATGGCCGGAACCGCGCTGCCGTTCGCGCTCAACCTCGCCGCCATGGGCGAAGCCGCCGCGCAGGCCGCGCCCGGGGACGACTACAAGGCGCTGGTCTGCGTCTTCCTGTTCGGCGGCAACGACTACGCCAACACCCTCGTCAACTACGACGCCGACAGCTACGCGAAGTACAGCGCCATCCGCGGCGCCATTGCGCTGCCGTCCGATGCGGCTCTCGCGGCGACCGAGCTCAAGCCCGCCGTTTCACTGGCCAACGGACGCAAGTACGCGCTGAACCCGGCAATGACGAAGCTCGCGACGCTGTTCGACGAAGGCAGGATGGCGGTGCAGCTCAACGTCGGCCCGCTGGTCAAGCCGCTCACGCGCGCGCAGTTCAACAGCTCGAATCGCAAGGACTTCCCGATTCCGCCCAAGCTGTTCTCGCACAACGACCAGCAGTCGATCTGGCAGTCGTCCTCGCCCGAGGGCTCCACCATCGGCTGGGGCGGCAACCTCGGCGACCTGATGCTGGCTGGGCAGCGCAACGCGTCGCTCTTCACCTGCGTCTCGGTAGCGGGCAACGCGGTGTTCCTGTCGGGCGACGAGGCGCTGCAGTACCAGGTCGGCACGCGCGGCGCGGTGCGCATCAACAGCGTGAGCAGCGCCACGGGCAACGTCTACGGCTCGTCGGCGGTCAAGGCCGCCATGCAGCAGCTGGCGCAGCAGGCACGCAGCCACACGCTGGAAAACGAATACAACAAGGTCACGCTGCGCGCGGTCGAGGCGGAAGGCAAGATCACCACTGCCATCCAGCCTGACGACCTGAACGGCAACTTTCCCACCGGCAACAACCTGGCCGACCAGCTCAAGATGGTGGCCCGCCTCATTCGAGGGCGCACCTCGCTGGGCGTGAAGCGCCAGGTGTTCTTCGTCTCGATGGGCGGCTACGACCTGCACGACGACCTCGACACGAAGCAGGGCGGCCTGATGCTGCGGCTGTCCGAGGCCATGTTCGCGTTCCAGCGGCAGATGGAAACCCTCGGCATCTCGGACAAGGTCACGGCCTTCACCGCCTCCGACTTCGGCCGCACGCTTTCGAGCAACGGCAATGGCTCCGACCACGGCTGGGGCAGTCATCACTTCGTGGTCGGCGGTGTCAATGCCGTGAAGGGCAAAGCGTTCTACGGCACGCCGCCGCCGGTGAGCATCGGCAACACCGCGGCCGACGACGACCAGTGGCACGTCGGCCAGGGCCGGCTGCTGCCGACCACTTCGGTCGACCAGTACGCGGCTACGCTGGCCAAGTGGTTCGGCGTTCCCGACGCGGACCTCAACGGCATCCTGCCCAACCTGAAGAATTTCAACAACGTGACTGCGCCGAGTGGCATCAGCTATCCGCGCGATATGGGGTTCATGACATGA
- a CDS encoding DUF1800 domain-containing protein, protein MVEQFEAGCASPVDEVVCVTAPPADAVTRTTAAIDETTRPVKAAAAFSIAAALAACGGGGGGGSSGGFGFPIGGSPNPGEQPDTGPYHYTQAQNDAEAARFLLQAQFSASDAEIAAVRAKGYMPWLSEQFSAAREPTAWEWVNGKLYGAVDTDAMIWRQLMVAADPVRKRMALALSEIFVVSGTEIGSSWPTAMMAQYWDTLASGVTGNFRQLLEDVSLNPAMGFYLNTRGNRKEDASGRQPDENYAREVMQLMTIGLYQLEADGTVKTGADGQPLETYVQSDVSNLARVFTGYDLDIRSAERNAFLPPAASSRIETNAWTTRPMAYTAGNHSMLEARFLGATVPAGTPGPAALKIALDTLFNHPNVGPFIGRQLIQRLVTSNPSAAYVKRVADIFANNGAGVRGDMKSVFAAVLLDDEARGPTGLSDPNFGHLREPMLRLVQWGRTFGIGSAQDTWAIGNTSDTSQSLGQCPLRSPSVFNFFRPGYVPPSTAIASSKLVAPEFQLVNETSVGGYLNFMQGILQNGFNSKDVVANYAAEKTLVTDPAALVRRLNLLLTGNQLSAATVALITDALSKAPLLNPTTDARKLDFICAGVLLVMGSPEYLVQK, encoded by the coding sequence ATGGTGGAACAGTTCGAGGCCGGCTGCGCAAGCCCGGTCGACGAGGTGGTGTGCGTTACTGCGCCGCCTGCGGATGCAGTAACAAGAACGACGGCGGCAATCGATGAAACAACGCGGCCCGTGAAGGCCGCGGCTGCGTTCTCCATCGCGGCGGCACTGGCCGCATGCGGCGGCGGCGGAGGAGGCGGTTCTTCCGGTGGCTTCGGCTTTCCCATCGGCGGCAGCCCCAACCCGGGCGAGCAGCCCGACACCGGCCCCTATCACTACACCCAGGCGCAGAACGACGCGGAGGCCGCGCGCTTCCTGTTGCAAGCGCAGTTCTCGGCCTCGGACGCAGAGATCGCCGCAGTGCGCGCCAAGGGCTACATGCCGTGGCTCAGCGAGCAGTTCAGCGCAGCGCGCGAGCCCACGGCCTGGGAGTGGGTCAACGGCAAGCTCTACGGGGCCGTCGACACCGACGCGATGATCTGGCGCCAGCTCATGGTCGCAGCCGACCCGGTGCGCAAGCGCATGGCTCTGGCGCTCAGTGAAATCTTCGTGGTCTCCGGCACCGAGATCGGGTCGAGCTGGCCCACCGCGATGATGGCCCAGTACTGGGACACGCTGGCCAGCGGCGTCACTGGCAACTTCCGCCAGCTGCTGGAAGACGTCTCGCTGAATCCCGCGATGGGCTTCTACCTCAACACCCGCGGCAACCGCAAGGAAGACGCGTCGGGCCGGCAGCCCGACGAGAACTACGCGCGCGAAGTCATGCAGCTCATGACCATCGGCCTGTACCAGCTCGAAGCCGATGGCACGGTGAAGACCGGCGCCGACGGCCAGCCACTCGAAACCTACGTGCAGAGCGACGTGTCGAACCTCGCGCGCGTCTTCACCGGCTACGACCTCGACATCCGCTCCGCGGAACGCAATGCCTTTCTTCCGCCCGCCGCAAGCAGCCGCATCGAGACCAACGCCTGGACCACGCGCCCCATGGCGTACACGGCGGGCAATCACTCGATGCTCGAAGCGCGCTTCCTCGGCGCCACCGTGCCTGCCGGCACACCCGGCCCGGCGGCATTGAAGATCGCGCTCGACACGCTCTTCAACCACCCGAACGTCGGCCCCTTCATCGGCCGGCAACTGATCCAGCGGCTGGTTACCAGCAACCCCAGCGCGGCCTACGTCAAGCGCGTGGCCGACATCTTCGCCAACAACGGCGCGGGCGTGCGCGGCGACATGAAGAGCGTGTTCGCGGCCGTGCTGCTCGACGACGAGGCACGCGGCCCCACCGGTCTTTCAGACCCGAACTTCGGCCACCTGCGCGAGCCGATGCTGCGGCTCGTGCAATGGGGCCGCACTTTCGGCATCGGCTCGGCGCAGGACACCTGGGCAATCGGCAATACCTCCGACACGAGTCAGAGCCTCGGCCAGTGCCCATTGCGCTCGCCCTCGGTGTTCAACTTCTTCCGGCCCGGCTACGTGCCGCCCTCGACCGCCATCGCCAGCAGCAAGCTGGTGGCGCCCGAGTTCCAGCTGGTCAACGAGACCAGCGTGGGCGGCTATCTCAACTTCATGCAGGGCATTCTGCAGAACGGCTTCAACAGCAAGGACGTGGTGGCGAACTACGCGGCCGAGAAGACGCTGGTGACCGATCCCGCCGCGCTGGTGCGGCGGCTCAACCTGCTGCTCACGGGCAACCAGCTGTCGGCCGCCACCGTGGCGTTGATCACCGATGCGCTGAGCAAGGCGCCGCTGCTGAACCCCACTACCGACGCCCGCAAGCTCGACTTCATCTGCGCCGGAGTGCTGCTGGTGATGGGCTCGCCCGAATACCTCGTCCAGAAGTAA